The proteins below are encoded in one region of Acidisarcina polymorpha:
- the trbJ gene encoding P-type conjugative transfer protein TrbJ: protein MNCKWLYKATGAFTAGALLGTSAFFPSRAHAAAGLFATEYTQILNYVQLFGQLEKQVTMVENQLKELTNMATQGVTITDQLFGSVVNDISSLRQIVSTGQSLAYTLTNMDAQFKVRFPGYAPSTNYGQSYQQWSQTSLDSILGALKAAGLQNTQFDSEAATLNSLQAQSQSAVGRMQALEVGNEIADNEAQQLLKLRQLMMADIQSKAAFQSAMIQQQATDQANSDAFFAPNQVTSDGVSF, encoded by the coding sequence ATGAATTGCAAATGGCTGTATAAGGCGACAGGCGCTTTCACGGCTGGCGCGCTGTTAGGAACGTCGGCCTTTTTCCCCTCGCGGGCTCACGCCGCTGCGGGTCTGTTCGCGACCGAGTACACGCAGATCCTCAATTATGTACAGCTCTTCGGGCAGTTGGAGAAGCAGGTTACGATGGTCGAAAATCAGTTGAAAGAGCTGACTAACATGGCTACGCAGGGCGTGACGATAACCGATCAATTGTTCGGCTCCGTGGTGAATGACATTAGCAGCCTGCGGCAGATCGTGAGCACTGGGCAATCGTTGGCGTACACCTTGACGAACATGGACGCGCAGTTCAAGGTTCGATTTCCAGGGTATGCTCCGTCGACAAACTATGGTCAGTCCTATCAGCAGTGGAGCCAGACGAGCCTCGATAGTATTCTTGGCGCTTTGAAGGCTGCCGGTCTGCAGAATACCCAGTTCGACAGCGAGGCAGCGACGTTGAATTCGCTCCAGGCGCAGAGCCAGAGCGCGGTAGGGCGGATGCAAGCGCTTGAGGTGGGTAATGAGATCGCGGACAACGAGGCCCAGCAGCTTCTGAAGCTGCGCCAACTCATGATGGCGGACATTCAGAGCAAGGCGGCCTTCCAGAGCGCGATGATCCAGCAACAGGCAACCGATCAAGCAAATTCGGACGCATTTTTCGCCCCGAACCAGGTGACCAGCGACGGAGTCAGTTTTTAG
- a CDS encoding conjugal transfer protein TrbE yields MFGETRKQAQGLGDLLLWFGLVDDGIVLQRDGSLLATWEYRGPDLLAATHAEMAAVAKRLNRIFRLGSGWMIQVDAFRSFSSGYAPAGAFPDHVTALIDRERREQFAQEGAHFENEYFLTLSYMPPVAAVEKIRGFMVSGGPDGDERDRAGSRAGDEAIRFFKAKTGQFEDVFASQFPVNRLKTKTTPFGDGYERVDDELLTFLRRCVTGVKAPVLQPEIPVFLNDLLAMEDFRGGMETMMGDRHLRTLSIDGFPRSTYPGALSIIDTVGCEYRWNTRAILMDPAEAQGLIGKIGRKWQFQQRGLKDQIFKSKGGGQVNQFAMTMAADSDGALAEATSGEVQFCYFSSSIVLQQKDKRLLENQIGEFRKVLVNRGFGVRVEDINAVDAFLGTLPGNGVAQVRRVIAHTRNYVDLMPISAVYAGEKVNPSPLMPPNSPPLLFAATQGGTPYRFNLHDNDVAHTLIVGPTGAGKSVQLALTVAQWFRYPKARVFAFDKGHSLFALCTAAGGRFYDIGEGGLSFQPLRDIDDDAEFGWGQEWVETVLRMQGLEVGPRERNLVHSALRQLATAPRERRTLTELEANLQDADLKAAIEPYVIDGALGGMLDSKNDGLRDSRFVVCEMETLLSGSYGEATVMAVLLYLFRRMERMLDGSPTLVPIDEAWLFLKHPAWRDKIQDWLKTLRKKNAAVVLATQSISDVKDSPIAATILQSTATKIYLPNSEAGNEGMRQFYEFAGLNSREIELLQGATPKRDYYVVQRLGRRMISFRLGPVALAFLGVSGQRDRKRIEELVAEHGSDWVRVWMLERRVSKGWVDYYKGEVTYELQMAV; encoded by the coding sequence ATGTTCGGCGAGACAAGGAAACAGGCGCAGGGGCTGGGAGACCTGCTTTTGTGGTTCGGGTTGGTCGATGACGGCATCGTGTTGCAACGGGACGGCTCGCTTTTGGCGACGTGGGAATATCGTGGCCCGGATTTGCTCGCTGCGACTCACGCTGAGATGGCCGCGGTGGCAAAGCGGCTGAATCGTATCTTTCGGCTGGGAAGCGGCTGGATGATTCAGGTGGATGCGTTTCGGAGTTTTTCGAGCGGTTATGCGCCTGCAGGCGCTTTCCCGGATCATGTGACAGCGCTGATAGATCGAGAGCGAAGGGAACAGTTTGCGCAAGAGGGAGCGCATTTCGAGAATGAATATTTCCTAACTCTCTCCTATATGCCTCCCGTCGCCGCGGTTGAGAAGATCCGGGGGTTCATGGTGTCCGGAGGGCCGGACGGGGATGAGAGAGACCGCGCGGGGTCGAGGGCTGGCGATGAGGCAATTCGGTTCTTTAAGGCGAAGACTGGGCAGTTTGAAGATGTGTTTGCTTCTCAGTTTCCGGTCAATCGTCTGAAGACGAAGACGACTCCCTTTGGGGACGGCTATGAGCGTGTTGACGATGAGTTGCTTACTTTTTTGAGGAGATGTGTGACTGGTGTGAAAGCGCCGGTGTTGCAGCCGGAAATTCCGGTCTTTCTGAATGATCTGCTCGCGATGGAGGACTTTCGGGGTGGCATGGAGACGATGATGGGAGATCGCCATCTTCGTACGTTGTCGATCGACGGATTCCCGCGGTCCACTTATCCAGGTGCACTTTCGATCATCGATACGGTGGGGTGCGAGTATCGCTGGAACACAAGGGCGATCCTGATGGATCCCGCCGAAGCGCAAGGGTTGATTGGAAAGATTGGAAGGAAATGGCAGTTCCAGCAACGAGGGTTGAAGGACCAGATATTCAAATCGAAAGGAGGAGGTCAGGTAAATCAGTTCGCGATGACGATGGCGGCTGATTCCGATGGTGCGTTGGCCGAAGCGACCTCGGGCGAGGTGCAATTTTGCTATTTCTCTTCTTCGATTGTGTTGCAGCAAAAGGACAAACGTTTGCTAGAAAATCAGATCGGCGAGTTTCGAAAGGTTCTGGTGAATCGCGGCTTCGGGGTGCGGGTGGAGGACATTAACGCCGTCGATGCATTCCTTGGTACGCTGCCGGGGAACGGGGTTGCACAGGTGCGGCGGGTGATAGCGCACACCCGGAATTACGTCGACTTGATGCCGATTTCAGCGGTGTATGCCGGAGAGAAGGTCAATCCTTCGCCCTTGATGCCTCCAAATTCTCCACCTTTGCTTTTCGCGGCGACCCAAGGAGGAACGCCATATCGGTTCAATCTTCACGACAATGACGTTGCGCATACCCTAATCGTCGGGCCTACGGGCGCGGGGAAGTCGGTGCAATTGGCGCTTACGGTGGCGCAATGGTTTCGGTATCCGAAGGCGCGGGTCTTCGCCTTTGACAAGGGCCACTCTTTGTTCGCTCTGTGTACGGCGGCGGGTGGGCGTTTTTATGACATTGGGGAGGGTGGATTATCCTTCCAACCGCTGCGCGATATTGACGATGACGCAGAATTCGGGTGGGGGCAAGAGTGGGTAGAGACGGTGCTGCGGATGCAAGGCTTAGAGGTCGGCCCACGGGAACGGAACCTGGTACATAGCGCTTTGCGCCAGCTTGCGACTGCGCCGCGTGAGCGCCGGACACTGACGGAACTGGAAGCCAACCTTCAAGACGCCGACTTGAAAGCGGCTATCGAGCCGTATGTCATCGACGGCGCCTTGGGCGGGATGCTCGACTCAAAGAACGACGGCCTGAGAGATTCACGGTTCGTTGTTTGCGAGATGGAGACGCTTTTGAGCGGATCTTATGGCGAGGCGACGGTGATGGCGGTCCTTCTTTACTTGTTTCGGCGAATGGAAAGAATGCTGGATGGAAGCCCGACATTGGTGCCGATCGACGAAGCGTGGTTGTTTCTGAAGCATCCGGCCTGGCGCGACAAGATTCAAGATTGGTTGAAGACTCTGCGAAAGAAGAACGCGGCAGTCGTCTTGGCAACACAGAGCATCTCGGATGTTAAAGATTCTCCGATCGCAGCGACTATTCTGCAGAGTACCGCAACGAAGATCTACTTACCGAACAGTGAAGCTGGCAACGAGGGGATGCGGCAGTTCTATGAGTTTGCAGGGCTTAACAGTCGGGAGATCGAGCTTCTTCAGGGAGCGACGCCGAAAAGGGACTATTACGTCGTTCAGCGGCTTGGCCGGAGGATGATTTCGTTTCGTCTGGGTCCTGTCGCGTTGGCGTTCCTTGGAGTGTCCGGACAGCGCGACCGAAAGCGGATCGAGGAGCTGGTGGCCGAGCATGGATCCGACTGGGTTCGTGTATGGATGCTTGAACGCCGCGTAAGCAAAGGTTGGGTCGATTACTACAAAGGAGAGGTGACTTATGAATTGCAAATGGCTGTATAA
- the trbD gene encoding conjugal transfer protein TrbD, which yields MRTSLSRPQQLLGGDREMVIMAGLLAALMAVCVMTFTSFLLAVLGFGAAVALFARIGKVDPLMRRVYSRHLQYKDFYPAKGSIVIYAKPAKRSWR from the coding sequence ATGCGAACGTCGTTGAGCCGACCGCAGCAGCTTCTCGGAGGCGACCGGGAGATGGTCATCATGGCCGGCTTGTTGGCCGCTTTGATGGCTGTGTGCGTTATGACATTTACGTCCTTTCTTCTAGCGGTGCTTGGGTTTGGAGCCGCTGTAGCTTTGTTTGCCCGCATTGGAAAGGTCGATCCGCTGATGAGGAGGGTCTACTCGCGGCATTTGCAGTACAAGGATTTTTATCCCGCGAAGGGCTCGATTGTAATTTACGCCAAGCCTGCAAAACGTAGTTGGAGGTAA
- a CDS encoding TrbC/VirB2 family protein gives MGALLVNRRAILRTGLLMFAVAVVFSTGAFAAENGNNLPWEGPLTTLVTSLTGPVAYAISVVAIVALGATLAFRGGEMGESMAGLLKVGIAVCCVVFAAQVMASFIGQAAEIAGANPVRDLGSQMIGILRS, from the coding sequence ATGGGTGCTTTGCTTGTGAACCGCCGGGCCATACTCCGGACAGGTTTGTTGATGTTCGCTGTCGCGGTGGTTTTCTCCACTGGGGCTTTTGCTGCGGAGAACGGAAACAATCTTCCGTGGGAAGGTCCGCTTACGACACTGGTCACATCCTTGACAGGTCCGGTCGCCTACGCGATTTCGGTGGTGGCGATCGTCGCGCTCGGAGCTACGCTGGCATTTCGCGGCGGAGAGATGGGCGAGAGCATGGCGGGGCTTCTGAAAGTAGGGATTGCGGTGTGCTGCGTTGTGTTCGCGGCACAGGTGATGGCCAGTTTCATTGGGCAAGCCGCAGAGATCGCGGGCGCGAATCCTGTAAGGGACCTGGGCTCGCAGATGATCGGAATTCTGCGGAGTTAA
- a CDS encoding ATPase, T2SS/T4P/T4SS family has translation MGHEGNTEERQGRLRDKLRDELGPVIVSLLDRSSGLEDIIVNEDSRIWVKRTGSAFEQVGELKMEQARGAMMTIASMQKTTVTETRPVLETQLPIWRFRFAGLIEPVVPSPSFAIRIKPDRKRSLVDLENQGVLSRRDDPRNRRASQEDFLAEVSNLGHREVIQKAILARKNMLVVGGTGAGKTTIANAILEEIGVLTPGDRVLVIEDTQELILDSANSLSMLATTEFDQLKCLKVALRLKPDRIVVGEVRDGAAALPLLKSWNTGHPGGLSTLHANSAAEALVRLEDLVREATEAPQQRMIGAAVDIVIAVVNDPIEGRKVREIAVVSGYDNNRYSVTHV, from the coding sequence ATGGGTCACGAAGGGAACACGGAGGAAAGGCAGGGCCGGTTGCGAGACAAGCTCCGTGATGAACTTGGTCCGGTCATCGTCTCGTTGCTTGATCGATCCAGCGGTCTGGAAGACATCATCGTCAACGAAGATTCCCGAATTTGGGTAAAGAGGACAGGGTCGGCTTTCGAGCAGGTGGGTGAGTTGAAGATGGAGCAGGCGCGCGGCGCGATGATGACGATCGCCTCCATGCAGAAGACCACGGTAACCGAAACAAGGCCGGTCCTAGAAACGCAGTTGCCCATCTGGAGGTTTCGTTTCGCTGGGCTGATCGAACCGGTCGTTCCGTCGCCGTCTTTTGCGATCAGGATTAAACCGGATAGGAAGAGAAGCCTGGTGGATTTAGAGAATCAGGGAGTATTGAGCCGTCGCGATGATCCCCGAAATCGTCGAGCAAGCCAAGAAGATTTTCTTGCGGAGGTCTCGAATCTGGGACATCGGGAGGTGATTCAGAAAGCGATTCTGGCGCGGAAGAATATGTTGGTCGTGGGCGGAACGGGCGCGGGAAAGACAACGATCGCCAACGCGATTTTGGAAGAGATTGGGGTACTCACTCCGGGCGACCGCGTTTTGGTTATAGAGGACACGCAAGAGTTGATTCTGGATTCGGCGAACAGCTTGAGCATGTTGGCCACCACGGAGTTTGACCAATTGAAGTGCTTGAAGGTGGCGTTGCGATTGAAGCCGGACCGCATTGTGGTGGGTGAGGTGCGGGATGGGGCTGCGGCGCTGCCGCTTCTGAAGTCCTGGAATACCGGCCATCCCGGTGGCCTGTCGACGCTTCATGCGAATAGCGCGGCGGAAGCCTTGGTTCGTTTGGAAGACTTGGTGAGAGAAGCGACAGAGGCTCCTCAGCAGAGAATGATCGGCGCGGCGGTAGATATTGTGATTGCCGTTGTGAACGATCCGATAGAGGGCCGTAAGGTTCGGGAGATCGCGGTTGTGTCGGGATATGACAACAATCGCTATTCGGTAACGCATGTTTGA
- a CDS encoding RepB family DNA primase, translating into MPQGDTSIKNSSHHASPIDRTHRAVLNMLNALSAPTYDVGILSERGALPGFNHLTPETVLARIPTMKAHNSHGSHIYIRPAGHHQFTVLDDLAPDHLARLSADGYEPCAVVETSPNNYQAWLKHDTEYEPRLSSYIAQTLARRYHGDPNAADWRRFGRLPGFTNCKPKHRMPNGFFPFVLLRAHSGRQYTRAAQFRIEIIRDFQIQEQARHAALAARRTSFSPSKAGAVRYSHLSLQKFRESPRYRERPAAADISFCVAALSLGMPEYEIARALDHNYLSRDPNPARRNAYIQRTIGKARYWARASPLNPQCVPYEDTHGNEQ; encoded by the coding sequence ATGCCGCAGGGCGACACTTCCATAAAAAACAGCTCGCATCACGCATCTCCCATCGACCGGACGCATCGCGCGGTGCTCAACATGCTCAACGCTCTTTCCGCGCCCACCTACGATGTTGGCATCCTGAGTGAGAGAGGAGCGCTCCCAGGTTTCAACCATCTAACCCCGGAGACCGTGCTCGCCCGAATTCCGACGATGAAAGCGCACAACTCGCATGGATCACACATCTATATCCGACCTGCGGGACATCATCAGTTCACGGTCCTCGATGACCTCGCCCCCGACCACCTCGCCAGGTTATCTGCTGACGGCTACGAGCCTTGCGCCGTCGTCGAGACGAGCCCCAACAACTACCAGGCCTGGCTCAAGCATGACACCGAATATGAGCCCAGACTCTCGAGCTACATCGCGCAGACGCTGGCCCGCCGCTATCATGGTGACCCGAACGCTGCGGACTGGCGGCGTTTTGGCCGCCTCCCTGGATTCACCAATTGCAAACCCAAGCACCGAATGCCGAACGGGTTTTTTCCGTTCGTCCTCTTACGCGCCCATTCAGGGCGCCAATACACCAGGGCAGCCCAGTTTCGCATCGAAATAATCAGAGACTTTCAAATTCAGGAGCAAGCCCGCCACGCGGCGCTCGCGGCTCGCCGCACCTCCTTTTCCCCAAGCAAAGCTGGCGCAGTGAGGTACTCGCATTTGTCTCTGCAAAAGTTCCGCGAATCACCTCGGTATAGAGAACGTCCAGCTGCGGCCGACATCTCCTTTTGCGTCGCCGCTCTTTCGCTCGGCATGCCGGAATACGAGATAGCCAGAGCTCTTGACCACAACTATCTCTCTCGAGATCCCAATCCTGCCAGAAGGAACGCTTACATCCAGCGCACAATCGGCAAAGCCCGCTATTGGGCGAGAGCGTCACCACTGAACCCGCAGTGTGTGCCATATGAAGACACGCACGGAAACGAGCAGTGA
- a CDS encoding ParA family protein gives MPVIVTASSKGGAGKSTLTLVLAQALDAMGASVTIIDADPNRPILRWRSGKSSSKIDVVGDVTEGSIVRCIREHSAVRQFVLVDLEGTANRLVSRAITQADLVLIPLQASALDSNEASRAVNLIQEEEETLEGRRIPFRIIMTRTNPLITTKIEGGIIDALAKAEIPMMRTRLHERQAYKAIFVRRESIGELDDSINGLPAALANAERLAEEVVELVAVGSSTAELGGGRDGGE, from the coding sequence GTGCCGGTAATCGTAACCGCAAGCTCAAAAGGCGGGGCGGGGAAGAGCACTTTGACGTTAGTTCTTGCCCAGGCACTCGATGCGATGGGTGCCTCGGTCACAATTATCGACGCCGACCCGAACCGGCCGATCCTACGATGGCGGTCCGGAAAATCGTCGTCCAAGATCGACGTTGTGGGCGACGTGACTGAGGGTAGCATCGTGCGGTGTATTCGGGAGCATAGCGCAGTTCGTCAATTCGTTCTGGTGGATTTGGAGGGAACCGCGAACCGGCTTGTGTCGCGAGCTATTACTCAGGCTGACTTGGTTCTGATTCCACTACAGGCAAGCGCTCTTGACTCGAATGAAGCGAGCCGCGCCGTGAACCTGATCCAGGAGGAAGAGGAGACCTTGGAAGGACGCCGAATCCCTTTCCGAATCATTATGACCAGAACCAATCCGTTGATTACGACAAAGATCGAGGGGGGAATCATCGACGCTCTTGCGAAAGCGGAGATCCCGATGATGCGCACGCGGCTGCATGAAAGGCAGGCTTACAAGGCCATCTTTGTGCGGCGAGAGTCTATCGGGGAACTCGACGATAGCATTAACGGTCTGCCAGCGGCCCTCGCGAATGCGGAGCGTCTGGCAGAGGAAGTCGTGGAATTGGTTGCGGTTGGGAGCTCGACAGCGGAACTTGGAGGAGGTAGAGATGGCGGAGAATGA
- a CDS encoding tyrosine-type recombinase/integrase produces MTAELEIELQPAGNRPSEAFLIDLVVNGVTSEHSRRSYKTGLKAFFTWIRLSGAGRAFTKALVQQYRSSLLDQGLSASTVNLRLSPIRKLAREMADNQLLDPAAAAAIERVPGIEKRGNRAGNWLMKEQANDLLNAPSPKTLPGIRDRAVLALLLGCGLRRAELLRINIEDLQQREGRWVLPDMAGKGGRVRTVTVPAGVKSRIDAWLCASGISQGRLFRPVTKAGVLAGEEIRDEKAVWRLVMRYAKTSGLGKLAPHDLRRTCAKLCRKAGGELEQIQLLLGHASIQTTERYLGTEQALAHAVNDAIGLDIA; encoded by the coding sequence ATGACCGCCGAACTCGAGATCGAGCTCCAACCGGCAGGGAACCGGCCCTCGGAGGCATTCCTGATCGACCTGGTGGTCAACGGGGTGACCTCGGAGCACTCGCGGCGCTCCTACAAGACCGGTCTCAAGGCTTTTTTCACCTGGATCAGGCTCTCCGGGGCCGGCCGGGCCTTTACAAAAGCTTTGGTTCAGCAGTACCGGTCCTCACTCCTCGACCAGGGGCTCTCCGCCTCGACCGTCAACCTCCGGCTCTCACCAATCCGCAAGCTCGCCCGCGAGATGGCCGACAACCAGCTGCTCGACCCGGCCGCGGCCGCGGCCATCGAGCGTGTGCCCGGGATTGAGAAGCGCGGCAACCGGGCAGGGAACTGGCTGATGAAGGAGCAGGCCAACGATCTCCTCAACGCCCCCAGCCCGAAGACCCTGCCCGGGATTCGCGACCGGGCGGTCCTCGCCCTGCTGCTCGGCTGCGGGCTGCGCCGGGCGGAGCTGCTCCGGATCAATATAGAAGACCTCCAGCAGCGGGAGGGTCGCTGGGTGCTACCCGACATGGCAGGGAAGGGTGGCCGGGTCCGGACCGTGACCGTGCCGGCCGGGGTGAAGAGCCGCATCGACGCCTGGCTTTGCGCTTCCGGGATCAGCCAAGGCCGGCTCTTCCGGCCGGTCACCAAGGCGGGGGTCCTTGCCGGCGAGGAGATCCGGGACGAAAAGGCGGTCTGGCGCCTGGTGATGCGCTATGCCAAGACGAGCGGTCTGGGGAAGCTCGCGCCCCACGACCTGCGTCGCACCTGCGCGAAACTCTGCAGAAAGGCGGGCGGGGAGCTCGAACAGATCCAGCTGCTGCTTGGCCATGCCTCCATCCAAACCACGGAGCGCTATCTCGGCACCGAACAGGCCCTTGCCCATGCCGTCAACGACGCGATCGGCCTCGACATAGCGTGA
- a CDS encoding DUF2384 domain-containing protein, producing the protein MATAVALPRPDLAAHREALTLQWQEIVKRLIDMIGRKLTAYIAGVKDVRALDRWIAGVEPYGDVEARLRFAYQVARTLIEHDSPRVVQAWLTGVNPELGDRVPLRLLKEGNLDEIAPKILGAARAFIAGA; encoded by the coding sequence ATGGCGACTGCCGTTGCCCTTCCGAGACCGGATCTTGCTGCTCATCGTGAAGCTCTAACACTCCAGTGGCAGGAGATCGTTAAGCGCCTTATTGATATGATCGGGCGCAAGCTCACGGCCTATATAGCGGGGGTGAAAGATGTTCGAGCGCTCGACCGTTGGATAGCTGGAGTTGAGCCGTACGGAGATGTAGAAGCTCGCCTTCGCTTCGCGTACCAAGTAGCGCGGACATTAATCGAACACGATTCACCTCGGGTCGTTCAGGCATGGTTGACGGGAGTCAATCCTGAGTTGGGAGACAGAGTTCCCCTACGTCTCTTGAAGGAAGGTAATTTGGACGAGATCGCACCTAAGATTCTGGGAGCTGCCAGAGCGTTTATTGCTGGAGCATAG
- a CDS encoding RES family NAD+ phosphorylase, with the protein MLDTKTPITPLFRLGRKPDPWDPPDWSRAQLDGTFGNRFDDPRGNYRVLYAATQRVACFVETLARFRPDLTLIAELQAIAGEDDHVPLGTVPSDWYEPRVMGEAAVTGAYADLYGASWVSHLRQVLARDCIALGLQDLDDSVLQQGEPRRLTQLASLKVYETGFDGIYYRSRYGHDLENWALFEPFRINSRRASVEIRPDDVDLHEACRLLGLRIKIHPGVSTKKHTPAFPAP; encoded by the coding sequence ATGTTGGATACGAAAACGCCCATTACACCGCTCTTTCGGCTTGGGCGAAAACCAGATCCCTGGGATCCGCCTGATTGGTCCCGTGCCCAGCTCGACGGGACTTTTGGAAATCGCTTCGATGATCCGAGAGGGAACTATCGCGTTCTCTACGCTGCCACACAGCGAGTCGCCTGCTTCGTTGAAACGCTTGCGCGATTTCGACCAGATCTCACCCTGATCGCCGAACTGCAAGCAATTGCAGGAGAAGACGACCATGTACCTTTGGGTACCGTACCAAGCGATTGGTACGAGCCCCGCGTGATGGGTGAGGCGGCAGTGACGGGGGCCTATGCTGATCTCTATGGCGCCAGCTGGGTCAGCCATCTACGTCAGGTTCTGGCGAGAGACTGCATTGCATTAGGTCTCCAAGATCTTGACGACTCCGTGCTTCAGCAAGGGGAACCGCGTCGCCTCACCCAGCTGGCCTCGCTGAAGGTGTATGAGACTGGATTCGACGGCATTTATTATCGCTCTCGCTATGGACATGATCTCGAGAACTGGGCTCTTTTTGAACCGTTTCGGATCAACTCTCGGAGAGCATCTGTTGAAATCCGACCAGATGATGTTGACTTGCACGAGGCGTGCAGACTGCTCGGACTAAGAATCAAAATACATCCGGGAGTTTCCACAAAGAAGCACACACCAGCATTTCCAGCGCCGTGA
- a CDS encoding IS6 family transposase, which translates to MVAKVLKRLHYPLDVILLCVRWYSAYPLSLRHLEEMMAERGTSVDHSTVHRWAIKLLPVLEKAFRRVKRKVGRSWRMDETYIKVKGEWKYLYRAVDKAGKTVDFLLRAHRDKAAARTFFEQAIERNGAPEKVTIDKSGSNVAALETINAERGKQILVRQAKYLNNIVEQDHRGVKRRTRPMLGFKDVRCARILLSGIELMRMISKGQMKTGRSGQIPAQQFYSLAA; encoded by the coding sequence ATGGTGGCAAAGGTATTAAAGCGGTTGCATTATCCACTGGATGTGATTCTGCTTTGTGTTCGCTGGTATAGTGCGTATCCGTTGAGCCTCCGGCATCTGGAGGAAATGATGGCCGAGCGTGGGACTTCTGTCGATCACTCGACCGTGCACCGTTGGGCGATCAAATTGTTGCCAGTCCTGGAGAAGGCGTTCAGGCGCGTCAAGCGCAAGGTGGGGAGGAGTTGGCGGATGGACGAGACCTACATCAAGGTGAAGGGCGAGTGGAAGTATCTATACCGCGCCGTCGATAAGGCAGGCAAGACCGTCGATTTCTTGCTGCGGGCGCATCGCGACAAGGCCGCGGCACGCACGTTCTTTGAACAGGCGATCGAACGGAATGGCGCACCAGAAAAAGTAACCATCGATAAGAGTGGCTCGAATGTGGCGGCTTTGGAAACCATCAACGCCGAACGAGGGAAGCAGATCCTCGTGCGCCAGGCCAAGTATCTAAACAACATCGTTGAGCAAGACCATCGTGGGGTGAAACGTCGAACCAGACCGATGCTCGGCTTCAAGGATGTTCGCTGCGCTCGCATCCTTCTTTCCGGCATTGAACTCATGCGCATGATCAGCAAAGGACAAATGAAAACTGGCCGTAGCGGACAAATCCCTGCACAGCAGTTCTACTCCTTGGCAGCATAA
- a CDS encoding nucleotidyltransferase, which yields MNGWMQLVNCRQRNSLGRNPPAMFSQDFKELLSAFNEHRVKYLIVGGYAVAVHAQPRATKDLDLFVQPEPENAKAVYAALAKFGAPLDGLKPDDLIAPNSFFRMGNPPQMIEVLPHISGVKFDDAWQRRIEEVIDERSGLKVFVISAEDFVVNKLASARLQDLADVDAVRKAAESQRPKVKKNRADIAEGGPKQ from the coding sequence ATGAACGGCTGGATGCAGCTGGTGAACTGTCGTCAACGCAATTCGCTTGGAAGGAACCCGCCCGCGATGTTCAGTCAGGACTTCAAAGAACTCTTGTCCGCGTTCAACGAGCACCGCGTTAAATATCTGATCGTCGGAGGCTATGCCGTGGCGGTACATGCACAGCCGCGAGCGACAAAAGACCTCGATCTTTTCGTGCAGCCGGAGCCGGAGAATGCGAAGGCGGTCTATGCGGCTTTGGCTAAATTCGGCGCACCGCTTGATGGCCTCAAGCCCGATGATCTTATTGCCCCCAATTCCTTTTTCCGCATGGGCAATCCCCCACAGATGATCGAAGTACTTCCGCATATTTCCGGCGTCAAGTTTGATGACGCATGGCAGCGCCGCATAGAGGAAGTCATTGACGAGCGTAGCGGCCTCAAGGTGTTCGTAATTTCGGCGGAGGATTTTGTTGTCAATAAGCTGGCGTCTGCGCGGCTTCAAGACCTCGCGGACGTGGACGCCGTTCGTAAGGCGGCAGAGAGCCAGCGGCCAAAGGTAAAAAAAAACCGCGCTGATATTGCCGAAGGCGGTCCCAAACAGTGA
- a CDS encoding recombinase family protein: MKYGYARVSTDDQTGAMQLAALKKDGCKKIFTDKGISGAASKAPALLRLLKVLKSGDSITVWKLDRLGRTTRNLVILLDDLKQRGVKFKSLTQAIDTETPGGRAMWQLLAVFAEMEHSLIRERTTAGIADARSRGVKFGHKPKLTRQHIEQARKLIAAGERPEDVADSFHVGRSTLYRDLQEKITN, translated from the coding sequence GTGAAGTACGGCTATGCGCGTGTATCGACCGACGATCAAACCGGCGCGATGCAGCTTGCCGCGTTGAAGAAGGACGGGTGTAAAAAGATTTTCACCGACAAGGGCATATCCGGCGCGGCCAGCAAGGCCCCTGCCCTGCTCCGCCTGCTCAAGGTGTTGAAGTCCGGCGATAGCATAACGGTCTGGAAGCTGGACCGGCTGGGACGAACGACGCGAAACCTTGTGATCCTGCTCGACGACCTAAAACAGCGCGGCGTGAAATTCAAATCACTAACGCAGGCCATCGACACCGAAACACCGGGGGGCCGCGCCATGTGGCAACTGCTGGCCGTTTTTGCCGAGATGGAGCATAGCTTGATCCGCGAGAGGACCACTGCCGGGATCGCGGATGCGAGATCGCGAGGCGTGAAATTTGGTCACAAGCCCAAGCTCACGCGACAGCACATCGAGCAGGCCCGGAAGCTGATAGCGGCAGGCGAACGGCCAGAGGATGTAGCCGACAGTTTTCATGTGGGCCGGTCCACCCTTTATCGAGACTTGCAGGAGAAAATAACTAACTGA